A genomic segment from Gracilinanus agilis isolate LMUSP501 chromosome 1, AgileGrace, whole genome shotgun sequence encodes:
- the LOC123230487 gene encoding zinc finger protein 420-like — translation MHTEEKSNGNNECGKTFMDRDSIVRHQRTHTGEKPYECKQCGKTFSCNSALAVHQRTHTEQKPYEHKQCGKTFIDKSSVARHQRIHTGEKPYECKQCGKALSRRYTFIVHQRIHTGEKPYECKQCGKTFFQTSSLAEHQRIHTGENSHECKQCGKTFIGKFNLARHQRIHTGEKPYECKQCGKTFVSSSALALHQRTHTGEKPYECKQCGKTFISSSHLTVHQRIHTGEKPYECKQCGKGFSCSSHLAVHQRIHTGEKPYECKQCGKTFISSSALAVHQRTHSGEKPHECKQCGKAFSYKSAFAVHQRIHTGEKPYECKHCGKGFSCSSVLAVHQRFHTGEKPYECKQCGKAFISSSALAVHQRIHTGKKSHECKQCGKTFIWNSSLASHQRTHTGEKPYECNQCGKTFTQKPNLAVHQRIHTGEKPYECNQCGKTFTQKPHLARHQRTHTGEKPHECKQCGKTLFQTSSIDVHQRTHTGEKPYECKQCEKEFSCSSTLAIHQRIHIVEKCYK, via the coding sequence ATGCACACTGAGGAAAAATCTAATGGAAATAAtgagtgtggaaagacttttatggaCAGGGACAGTATTGTTAGacatcagagaacccacactggggagaaaccttatgaatgcaagcagtgtggaaagacattcagttgcAACTCTgctcttgctgtacatcagagaacccacactgAGCAAAAACCATATGAAcacaaacaatgtggaaagacattcatagATAAATCCAGTGTTGctagacatcagagaattcacactggggagaaaccttatgaatgcaagcagtgtggaaaagCATTGAGTCGCAGGTATACTTTtattgtacatcagagaattcatactggggagaaaccttacgaatgcaagcagtgtggaaagacattcttTCAGACATCCAGTCTTGCTGAACATCAgcgaatccacactggggagaattCTCATGAGTGCAAGCAGTGTGGTAAGACATTCATAGGAAAATTCAATCTTGCcagacatcagagaattcacactggggagaaaccttatgagtgcaagcaatgtggaaagacattcgtTTCCAGCTCTGCTCTTGCTTtacatcagagaacccacactggggagaaaccttatgagtgcaagcaatgtggaaagacattcatttCCAGCTCCCATCTTACTGTgcaccagagaattcacactggggagaaaccttatgagtgcaagcagtgtggaaagggATTCAGCTGCAGCTctcatcttgctgtacatcagagaatccacactggggagaaaccttatgagtgcaagcagtgtggaaagacattcatttCCAGCTCTgctcttgctgtacatcagagaacccATAGTGGGGAGAAACCTCACGAGTGTAAGCAGTGCGGAAAGGCATTCAGTTACAAGTCTGCatttgctgtacatcagagaattcacactggagagaaaccttacgaGTGCAAACATTGTGGAAAGGGATTCAGTTGCAGCTCTGTACTTGCCGTACATCAGAGATTTCACAcgggagagaaaccttatgagtgcaaacagtgtggaaaggcattcattTCCAGCTCTgctcttgctgtacatcagagaatccacactggtaaAAAATCTCATGagtgcaagcagtgtggaaagacattcatttGGAACTCCAGTCTTGCTTCACATCAGAGAacccatactggggagaaaccttacgaatgcaaccaatgtggaaagacatttacacaaaaaccaaatcttgctgtacatcagagaatccacactggagagaaaccttatgaatgcaaccaatgtggaaagacatttacaCAAAAGCCACATCTTGCTAGacatcagagaacccacactggggagaaacctcatgagtgcaagcagtgtggaaagacattatTTCAGACATCCAGTATTGATGtacatcagagaacccacactggGGAAAAACCTTATGAGTGCAAGCAGTGTGAAAAGGAATTCAGTTGCAGCTCTACtcttgctatacatcagagaatccacattgTGGAGAAATGTTACAAATGA